The following proteins come from a genomic window of Ferroacidibacillus organovorans:
- a CDS encoding molybdopterin-dependent oxidoreductase, whose protein sequence is MAWETERIDQNIYSQGEPEKWIYSTCNICSIGCGCHIAVRDDKIVGIRGNPEHPVNRGRLGPKGEHQWYANNSSDRLRSPLIRNRSGQLVCASWDDAMDLLVAKSKEALQNLGPNGIAIYSTGQGFLEDYYTLAKIGRAGLRSHLMDANTRLCTATTEWCLLQSFGSDGVPASFDDVDLADTVVLFGHNAAETGTVFFERILDRKLRTGKPYLIVVDPRRTLTARAADLFLQLQPGTNLPLLQGLLHIILRNGWIDHDFIARHTVGFEQMRASTAAWTPERVSSLTGLPLEQIEETARHVGLTSRLVCTTLQGTYQSSDATSTCIAINNLHLIRGLIGKPGCGPLHMAGQPSSSTNRTVGGVGTYPGNRNSSNLKHIEEIARLWNVSPSLLEIGPEAGIEEIVHTMESGQLGLFWNIHTNPMVSLPNRQRARKAFLNTFIVVQDAFLTETTEVADLVLPTAMWGEKEGLMENADRMINLSEIAVTPPPGVKADFYIFLDYAKRMGFKDKDGQPLITYKTPRECFEEWKIISAGRPCDMTAMSYEKIKSRRGMRWPANAEHPEGATRLYTDFQFHTNVDDTQSYGKDTNTGRSRTRREFEALHADGRAILYALTYYPPVERPTQEFPLWLTTGRLLWHWHTRTKTGRAPTLQMAASNAYVEIHPNNAARLGIIPGEMVEVVSPRSSIQVPARIVDSIREGVVFVPFHFGSWQSKEAANELTVDFTDPVSLQPQFKLSSCRIHLLRKRYTGQHGESFEKVALSNKLTTEQLALANAMMPPYRIEPGDVLEIPSVKDVAIPPYAPYRSLDQLPHFEQSDLPVTRLIQSILRNYDE, encoded by the coding sequence ATGGCCTGGGAAACTGAGCGAATCGATCAAAACATTTATTCACAAGGTGAACCTGAAAAATGGATCTACAGCACATGTAACATTTGTTCCATTGGGTGTGGATGCCATATTGCCGTGCGCGACGATAAAATTGTTGGAATTCGCGGCAATCCGGAACATCCGGTTAATCGTGGTAGACTTGGCCCCAAAGGAGAACATCAGTGGTATGCCAACAACAGCTCGGATCGCCTACGTTCACCTCTGATTCGCAATCGTTCTGGACAACTTGTCTGCGCCTCTTGGGATGACGCCATGGATCTACTCGTCGCAAAAAGTAAGGAGGCACTTCAAAACCTTGGCCCCAATGGCATCGCAATCTATTCAACGGGCCAAGGATTCCTCGAAGATTATTATACCCTCGCCAAAATCGGACGCGCCGGCTTACGATCCCATCTGATGGATGCCAACACAAGACTATGTACAGCCACCACGGAGTGGTGTCTCTTGCAGTCCTTTGGTTCCGACGGTGTACCCGCCTCTTTTGATGACGTCGATCTCGCCGATACAGTGGTCCTTTTTGGTCATAACGCGGCGGAAACGGGCACCGTTTTTTTCGAGCGAATCCTGGACCGTAAGTTGCGCACCGGAAAACCCTATCTCATCGTCGTCGACCCAAGGCGTACACTCACTGCACGCGCAGCAGATCTCTTTTTACAATTACAGCCGGGAACCAATCTTCCTCTCCTTCAAGGCCTACTTCATATCATTTTGCGCAATGGATGGATTGATCATGATTTTATCGCGCGACATACGGTAGGTTTTGAGCAGATGCGCGCATCTACAGCGGCATGGACACCTGAGCGCGTCTCCTCCCTGACGGGGCTACCGCTGGAACAGATTGAAGAAACCGCTCGACATGTGGGACTTACCTCCCGTTTGGTTTGCACGACGCTTCAAGGCACCTATCAAAGCAGCGACGCCACAAGTACATGTATCGCAATCAACAACTTGCATCTCATTCGCGGACTGATTGGCAAACCAGGCTGCGGTCCCCTTCACATGGCTGGGCAACCGAGTTCCTCAACCAATCGGACTGTGGGGGGCGTTGGCACCTATCCAGGAAATCGAAACTCGTCCAACCTTAAACACATTGAAGAAATCGCACGCCTTTGGAATGTTTCCCCATCTTTATTAGAGATCGGACCTGAGGCCGGCATCGAGGAAATTGTTCACACCATGGAATCGGGTCAACTCGGTTTATTCTGGAACATCCATACGAACCCAATGGTATCTCTCCCCAACCGACAGCGCGCGCGCAAGGCCTTTCTAAACACATTTATTGTGGTGCAAGATGCCTTTCTTACAGAAACGACTGAGGTGGCAGACCTGGTTCTCCCCACCGCGATGTGGGGAGAAAAAGAAGGATTAATGGAAAATGCCGATCGTATGATTAATTTAAGCGAAATCGCTGTGACTCCTCCCCCCGGTGTCAAGGCGGATTTTTATATCTTTCTCGACTATGCGAAGCGAATGGGGTTTAAGGACAAGGATGGGCAACCTCTCATAACGTACAAGACCCCTCGCGAGTGTTTCGAAGAGTGGAAAATCATATCGGCAGGACGTCCCTGCGACATGACCGCAATGTCCTATGAGAAAATCAAATCACGACGTGGAATGCGCTGGCCAGCAAACGCTGAACATCCGGAGGGCGCCACACGTCTGTATACCGATTTTCAATTTCACACAAACGTTGACGATACACAGTCGTATGGAAAAGACACAAACACAGGGCGTTCGCGCACTCGCCGTGAATTTGAAGCACTCCATGCCGATGGCCGGGCCATCCTTTATGCATTAACGTATTATCCACCGGTGGAGCGCCCCACACAAGAGTTCCCACTTTGGCTTACCACCGGACGTTTGCTTTGGCACTGGCATACCCGCACCAAAACTGGACGAGCGCCGACACTTCAAATGGCTGCATCCAATGCCTATGTAGAAATTCACCCTAATAATGCCGCACGCTTAGGGATCATCCCTGGCGAGATGGTCGAAGTCGTCTCTCCTCGTTCATCGATTCAAGTTCCCGCACGTATCGTCGATTCCATTCGCGAAGGAGTGGTTTTTGTACCATTTCACTTCGGGAGTTGGCAAAGCAAAGAAGCCGCCAATGAACTGACGGTGGATTTTACAGATCCAGTCTCCCTTCAGCCTCAATTCAAACTCTCTTCGTGTCGTATTCATCTTTTGCGTAAGAGATATACGGGGCAACATGGTGAATCCTTTGAAAAGGTGGCGCTCTCCAACAAGCTAACCACAGAACAACTCGCTCTCGCCAACGCCATGATGCCGCCTTATCGAATTGAACCCGGAGATGTTCTTGAAATTCCATCTGTAAAGGATGTGGCAATTCCACCCTATGCGCCCTATCGTTCCTTAGATCAACTCCCCCATTTCGAACAATCGGATCTACCAGTTACCCGTTTGATCCAGTCGATTCTCCGCAATTACGACGAATAA
- a CDS encoding LysE family translocator, producing MSIAAPVGPIGLLCIQRTVIQGRAFGFVSGLGAATADAVYGSVAGFGIDLVSHFLIHQRIWIHLIGGALLLLLGIRGLFTRSAEQAAPTKNTVRRIWWSYLSTFLLTITNPVTILSFVAVFAALGVANSSQEYVSATFIVVGVFLGSALWWLFLSGIAGWLRGKLNRAVLLWVSRLSAVVIIGFGIFGIVSSGAIT from the coding sequence GTGTCAATCGCCGCTCCGGTTGGTCCGATTGGTCTCCTTTGTATCCAAAGAACGGTGATTCAAGGCCGTGCATTTGGTTTCGTAAGTGGCCTTGGTGCAGCGACAGCGGACGCTGTGTACGGTAGCGTCGCGGGTTTTGGCATCGATCTTGTATCGCACTTCTTGATTCACCAGCGAATATGGATTCATTTGATCGGCGGCGCTTTGTTGCTTTTGCTGGGAATACGAGGACTTTTCACAAGGTCTGCTGAACAGGCCGCACCGACTAAAAACACTGTGCGAAGAATTTGGTGGAGCTATCTGTCCACGTTTTTGCTCACAATCACAAATCCCGTCACGATCCTGTCTTTTGTTGCCGTATTTGCTGCGCTTGGCGTAGCAAACTCATCCCAAGAATACGTCAGTGCCACTTTTATCGTTGTTGGGGTATTCCTTGGCAGTGCTCTTTGGTGGCTGTTTCTAAGCGGTATTGCAGGTTGGCTAAGAGGAAAGCTCAACAGAGCGGTACTTCTGTGGGTCAGCAGATTGTCTGCGGTCGTCATTATCGGGTTTGGGATCTTTGGAATCGTGAGCTCGGGAGCCATCACTTGA
- a CDS encoding Lrp/AsnC family transcriptional regulator: protein MDSIDYKAVSELMMNARITWADLAGCLGLSSPATAERVHRLEEQGVIKGFTVLVDPEAVGCGLTAFVAVMLERPENRALFLQRITEMREVQECHHVAGEDDYLLKVRCRGTRDLERVVSDEIKGMPGVTRTRTTIVMSSHKETFVPPMFPEPLGDVSTRR, encoded by the coding sequence TTGGATTCGATCGATTATAAGGCGGTATCTGAACTGATGATGAATGCCCGCATAACATGGGCAGACCTTGCGGGTTGTCTTGGACTGTCGAGCCCCGCAACAGCAGAACGTGTACATCGTCTGGAGGAGCAAGGTGTAATTAAGGGGTTCACCGTTCTCGTCGACCCCGAAGCCGTCGGTTGCGGCCTGACAGCCTTTGTTGCTGTTATGTTGGAACGTCCAGAGAATCGGGCTCTCTTCCTTCAGAGGATTACGGAGATGCGAGAAGTGCAGGAGTGCCACCATGTCGCCGGTGAGGACGACTACTTGCTGAAAGTGAGATGTAGAGGAACACGCGATCTGGAACGAGTGGTGAGCGATGAGATCAAAGGAATGCCCGGTGTCACAAGAACCCGAACCACCATCGTGATGAGTTCGCACAAAGAGACATTCGTACCTCCCATGTTTCCGGAACCCCTCGGAGATGTATCGACCCGAAGGTAG